From Sphingobium sp. RAC03, a single genomic window includes:
- a CDS encoding NADH-quinone oxidoreductase subunit J: MIHVLAFYLFAILVVCSGALTILSRNPVHSVLWLILAFFNAAGLMILIGAEFIAMLLVIVYVGAVAVLFLFVVMMLDIDFAELRAGFVSYLPFGLLIALVLLAEIVLGIGLWSAGPIELAQRAAPTDPDMSNIKAVGTLLYTRYIFLFEAAGLVLLVAMIGAIVLTHRARGGVKGQNIAKQNRRRPQDAVRNINQPTGQGVEL; encoded by the coding sequence GTGATTCACGTGCTTGCCTTTTACCTGTTCGCCATTTTGGTGGTGTGCAGCGGCGCGCTCACCATCCTGTCGCGCAATCCGGTCCATTCGGTGCTGTGGCTGATCCTGGCGTTTTTCAACGCGGCGGGTCTGATGATCCTGATCGGTGCCGAGTTCATCGCGATGCTGCTCGTCATTGTGTATGTCGGCGCGGTCGCGGTACTGTTCCTGTTCGTGGTCATGATGCTCGACATCGACTTTGCCGAATTGCGCGCCGGGTTCGTCAGCTATCTGCCCTTCGGCCTGCTGATTGCCCTGGTGCTGCTGGCGGAGATCGTGCTGGGTATTGGCTTGTGGAGCGCGGGTCCGATCGAGCTGGCGCAGCGCGCCGCGCCGACCGACCCTGACATGTCGAACATCAAGGCGGTGGGGACGTTGCTCTACACGCGCTATATCTTCCTGTTCGAAGCGGCGGGTCTCGTCCTGCTGGTCGCCATGATCGGCGCGATCGTCCTGACTCATCGTGCCCGTGGCGGCGTGAAGGGCCAGAATATCGCCAAGCAGAACCGCCGCCGTCCGCAGGACGCGGTCCGCAATATCAATCAGCCCACAGGGCAGGGGGTGGAGCTG